The following proteins are encoded in a genomic region of Sesamum indicum cultivar Zhongzhi No. 13 linkage group LG8, S_indicum_v1.0, whole genome shotgun sequence:
- the LOC105169171 gene encoding COP9 signalosome complex subunit 8-like, with the protein MDFSALTDALASKSYDQIANICDTLMLQAASEGIALGDDWPYAIHLLVHIYINDINSARFLFKVIPSAVKERQPEVLAAWKIGQRLWMKEYSGVHEAIREFNWSPEAQSVVAAFSELYTKRMFELLLSAYSTISIQDTALFLGMNEDDAANYALQQGWTMDPASRMLTVNKQAVATEQKLDPSKLQRLTEYVFHLKH; encoded by the exons ATGGATTTCTCGGCACTCACCGACGCCTTGGCGTCAAAATCATACGACCAGATCGCTAATATCTGCGACACCCTCATGCTTCAG GCTGCATCGGAGGGCATCGCTTTAGGGGACGATTGGCCCTATGCTATTCATCTCCTTGTCCACATCTATATTAACGACAT TAATAGTGCGAGGTTTTTGTTTAAGGTGATACCATCCGCAGTGAAAGAGAGGCAGCCGGAGGTATTGGCTGCTTGGAAAATTGGGCAGAGGTTGTGGATGAAGGAGTACAGTGGTGTTCATGAGGCCATTCGTGAGTTTAATTGGAGTCCAGAGGCTCAGAGCGTTGTGGCTGCATTCTCAG AACTTTACACTAAGAGGATGTTTGAATTGCTGCTTTCTGCTTATTCAACCATAAGCATTCAAGATACAGCTCTTTTCCTTGGAATGAATGAGGATGATGCAGCAAACT ATGCATTACAACAAGGTTGGACTATGGATCCTGCATCTCGAATGCTCACCGTGAACAAGCAAGCAGTTGCAACAGAGCAGAAGCTGGATCCCAGTAAATTACAACGCCTGACTGAATATGTATTCCACCTCAAGCACTAA